One genomic segment of bacterium includes these proteins:
- a CDS encoding long-chain fatty acid--CoA ligase, with protein sequence MDRPWLRNYDAGVPATLSYPSMPLFGLLEESARRFPNRPAVILAGPKFSATLTYRRLDGLANRFANVLIAQGVRPGDRIALHLPNLPQFVVCFYGALKAGAAVVPLNPLYTVRELTRAFKNAEPRVVVTLSRSAPQVTVALAESHGVSVIVSEPYDFFPWLWRLIAGLRMRGQGGPAAGPGLTALLRRASPGAANVPVDTNHLAVLQYTGGTTGIPKGAMLSHRNLVANCMQMRHWLSDMREGQERFLAVVPFFHVYGLTVALNTPIAVGASVICVLMAMFDTRLVAEAIARFRPTIFPGAPAVYLAINQLKDVRRYNLSSVKVCVSGSASLPREVQAEFEQLTGATVVEGYGLTEASPGTHTNPVHGMRKTGSIGLPMPDTDVRIVDQDGGVGDVAPGDAGELIVRGPQVMQGYWRAPEETAATLRDGWLYTGDIARMDDDGYFYIVDRKKDLVIIGGLKVYPREIEEVLHEHPKVREAVVVGVPHRVRGEQLVAQVVLKDGSAGDARAVRREIIEFCRSRLASYKVPRRVRVVDALPKSPIGKVLRRDIRDAEAARTGEED encoded by the coding sequence GTGGACCGGCCGTGGCTCCGCAACTACGACGCAGGGGTTCCCGCAACACTCTCGTATCCGAGCATGCCGCTCTTCGGACTGCTTGAGGAGAGCGCCCGGAGGTTCCCAAACCGCCCCGCGGTTATCCTGGCCGGTCCCAAGTTTTCGGCCACCCTGACGTACCGCCGCCTCGACGGGCTCGCCAACCGCTTCGCCAACGTGTTGATTGCGCAGGGCGTCCGGCCGGGCGATCGGATCGCGCTGCACCTCCCGAACCTGCCCCAGTTCGTTGTGTGTTTCTACGGCGCCCTCAAGGCCGGAGCGGCGGTGGTGCCCCTCAACCCGCTCTACACGGTCCGCGAGCTCACGCGAGCGTTCAAGAACGCGGAGCCGAGAGTGGTCGTCACCCTCTCCCGGTCGGCGCCGCAGGTCACTGTAGCGCTCGCGGAGTCGCACGGTGTATCGGTGATCGTGAGTGAACCGTACGATTTCTTTCCGTGGCTGTGGAGGTTGATCGCCGGACTGCGCATGCGCGGACAAGGCGGACCGGCGGCCGGCCCCGGACTCACCGCGCTGCTCCGGCGGGCCTCGCCCGGCGCGGCAAACGTGCCCGTCGACACGAACCACCTCGCGGTGCTGCAGTACACCGGCGGGACGACGGGTATTCCCAAGGGCGCGATGCTGAGCCACCGGAACCTCGTGGCGAACTGCATGCAGATGCGGCATTGGCTCAGCGACATGCGGGAGGGCCAAGAACGGTTCCTCGCAGTCGTGCCCTTCTTCCACGTGTACGGGCTCACCGTCGCGCTCAACACTCCGATCGCCGTCGGGGCGAGCGTGATCTGCGTGCTGATGGCCATGTTCGACACGCGGCTCGTGGCGGAGGCGATCGCCCGGTTCCGGCCCACCATTTTTCCCGGAGCCCCCGCGGTGTATCTTGCCATCAACCAGCTGAAGGACGTCCGGCGGTACAACCTGTCCTCCGTCAAGGTCTGCGTGAGCGGCTCGGCGAGCCTGCCCCGGGAGGTACAGGCCGAGTTCGAGCAGCTCACCGGGGCAACGGTCGTGGAAGGGTACGGCCTCACCGAAGCCTCGCCGGGCACCCACACGAATCCGGTCCACGGCATGCGCAAGACGGGCAGCATCGGCCTGCCGATGCCCGACACCGACGTCCGAATCGTGGACCAGGACGGCGGGGTGGGCGACGTGGCGCCCGGCGACGCGGGAGAATTGATCGTCCGCGGGCCACAGGTGATGCAGGGCTACTGGCGCGCGCCCGAGGAGACGGCCGCGACGCTCCGGGACGGATGGCTCTACACGGGGGACATCGCCCGGATGGACGACGACGGGTACTTCTACATCGTTGATCGCAAGAAGGACCTGGTGATCATCGGGGGCCTGAAAGTGTACCCCCGAGAGATCGAAGAGGTGCTGCACGAGCACCCCAAGGTGCGCGAGGCGGTGGTCGTCGGCGTCCCGCACCGGGTCCGGGGAGAACAACTCGTCGCCCAGGTGGTCCTCAAGGACGGTTCCGCCGGCGACGCGCGCGCGGTTCGCCGCGAGATTATCGAGTTCTGCCGGTCGCGGCTCGCCTCGTACAAAGTTCCCCGGCGCGTGCGGGTCGTCGACGCGCTGCCCAAATCCCCCATCGGGAAAGTCCTCCGGCGCGACATCCGCGACGCGGAGGCCGCGCGGACCGGCGAAGAGGACTAG
- a CDS encoding MFS transporter gives MDQTPARPLSLAQLIWLAVFWFGVSFTWGALLTVVVPSEVLRFVPEAQKGLYLGLLFAGGAVIAMVVSPVAGALSDRSTLPFGRRRPFVVAGALLAVPGLLGMRYAPTYTTFAAALLWVQLTVNVAASAFNGLIPDKIPAGQRGAMSGVMGGMMMGGTIAAALLSGRLVGQGVTGAIYWIIAAVLLACMTVVVWKVRETPLRDAPPFALPAFLRSFWVDPRRYPDFAWLFATRGLVMLGFYTIITFLQFFIHDTLHLSRPEAAQATGTISAVVIAAGALVAMAAGPASDLIGRKGIVSTAGMFLAFTGVGLLFQPSFHALLWIGVLFGIGYGAYASVDWALAIDVLPSGQSAAKDLGIWAIANTLPQVLAPVIGGPLLDVFNRTAPNAGYSVIFSLAIVEVALGSVFIWKIKGTR, from the coding sequence ATGGATCAGACGCCGGCGAGGCCCCTCTCTCTCGCGCAGCTCATCTGGCTGGCCGTATTTTGGTTTGGCGTCAGCTTCACCTGGGGCGCGCTCCTCACCGTGGTGGTCCCGTCGGAGGTGCTCCGGTTCGTCCCCGAAGCGCAGAAAGGGCTCTACCTCGGGCTCCTCTTCGCGGGCGGCGCCGTGATCGCCATGGTGGTGTCTCCCGTCGCGGGCGCGTTGAGCGATCGCTCGACGCTGCCGTTCGGCCGCCGCCGGCCGTTCGTCGTGGCCGGCGCGCTGCTCGCCGTACCCGGACTGCTCGGCATGCGGTACGCGCCGACCTACACGACGTTTGCGGCGGCCCTGCTCTGGGTGCAGTTGACGGTCAACGTGGCCGCGAGCGCCTTCAACGGGCTGATTCCCGACAAAATTCCTGCCGGCCAGCGCGGCGCGATGTCGGGGGTCATGGGCGGTATGATGATGGGAGGGACGATCGCCGCCGCCCTGCTGTCGGGACGCCTCGTCGGGCAGGGCGTGACCGGCGCCATCTACTGGATCATCGCCGCCGTGCTGCTCGCCTGCATGACGGTCGTCGTCTGGAAGGTCCGGGAGACTCCGCTGCGGGACGCCCCGCCGTTTGCGCTGCCGGCCTTCCTCCGGTCGTTCTGGGTCGACCCACGCCGCTATCCGGACTTCGCCTGGTTATTCGCGACGCGGGGGCTGGTCATGCTGGGGTTTTACACGATCATCACCTTCCTCCAGTTCTTCATTCACGATACGCTGCATCTCTCCAGGCCGGAGGCGGCGCAGGCCACCGGGACAATCAGCGCCGTCGTGATCGCCGCCGGCGCGCTCGTTGCGATGGCGGCCGGGCCGGCGTCGGATCTGATAGGGCGCAAAGGCATCGTCTCGACCGCGGGAATGTTCCTGGCCTTCACCGGTGTGGGCCTGCTCTTTCAGCCGTCCTTTCACGCCCTTCTTTGGATCGGCGTGCTGTTCGGCATCGGCTACGGAGCGTACGCCAGCGTGGACTGGGCGCTCGCGATCGACGTCCTCCCCTCGGGCCAATCGGCCGCGAAGGATCTTGGGATCTGGGCCATCGCGAACACGCTGCCGCAGGTGCTCGCGCCCGTCATCGGAGGGCCGCTCCTCGATGTTTTCAACCGGACGGCCCCAAACGCCGGGTACTCGGTCATCTTTTCGCTGGCGATCGTCGAGGTGGCGCTTGGCTCGGTCTTCATTTGGAAGATCAAGGGCACTCGATAA
- a CDS encoding universal stress protein, with protein sequence MPIQTILVPTDFSSPANAALRWGADLAQALGARIVLLHVVDLEFQWIPAGPAVVPTPVSAAVVRRIREQARATLDGLAEKTPAVRRALVRTGHARDEILAAADETEADLIVMGTHGRRGVAHLFIGSVAEYVVRHARVPVMTVRGSGRGRAR encoded by the coding sequence ATGCCCATTCAAACGATCCTCGTGCCGACCGATTTTTCGAGCCCGGCGAACGCCGCGCTGCGCTGGGGAGCCGATCTCGCTCAGGCGCTCGGCGCGCGCATCGTGCTGCTGCACGTCGTGGACCTCGAATTCCAGTGGATTCCCGCCGGTCCGGCGGTCGTCCCCACGCCGGTCTCGGCCGCGGTGGTGCGGCGGATTCGCGAGCAGGCCCGCGCTACGCTCGACGGGCTCGCCGAGAAGACGCCGGCCGTGCGGCGCGCGCTGGTGCGGACCGGGCACGCGCGCGACGAGATTCTCGCGGCGGCCGACGAGACCGAAGCGGACCTCATCGTGATGGGCACGCACGGCCGCCGCGGCGTGGCGCACTTGTTTATCGGCAGCGTCGCGGAGTACGTGGTCCGGCACGCCCGGGTCCCCGTCATGACGGTGCGCGGCTCCGGCCGAGGCCGGGCGCGCTGA
- a CDS encoding PIN domain-containing protein, producing MTTPTAVFVDTSALYAFLDADDRYHARAARIWDHLHRAHGALMSHNYVIVETAAIVQRRLGPAAVQALARDVLPLLDVAWIDEALHSAAVTALLASERQDISLVDWASFELMRRRDIRDAMTFDKHFVDQGFRVLSDAP from the coding sequence ATGACGACCCCCACCGCCGTCTTCGTTGATACCTCGGCTCTCTACGCGTTTCTGGACGCGGACGATAGATACCACGCGCGTGCCGCGAGGATATGGGATCATCTCCATCGCGCGCACGGCGCGTTGATGTCCCATAACTACGTAATTGTTGAAACCGCTGCGATCGTCCAGCGCCGCCTGGGGCCGGCCGCTGTTCAGGCGCTCGCGCGTGACGTTCTTCCACTTCTTGACGTGGCCTGGATCGACGAAGCGCTTCACTCGGCCGCGGTGACGGCCTTGCTCGCGTCTGAACGGCAGGACATCAGCCTGGTCGACTGGGCGAGCTTCGAATTGATGAGGCGCAGGGATATCAGGGACGCGATGACCTTCGACAAGCACTTCGTCGATCAGGGGTTTCGCGTGTTGTCCGACGCTCCGTAG
- a CDS encoding DNA polymerase III subunit alpha, whose translation MPGEFVHCHLHTEYSLLDGESRIEPLMRRAVSLGMRAISLTDHGAMYGAIEFYEAARAHGIKPIIGVEAYVSPRGMADRDPKLDASAFHLVLLARNDEGYRNLLKLTTAAHLDGFYYKPRIDRALLARHSGGLIGLSACLQGEIPRAILREDPAAARKLAGSYREIFGPGHFYLELQNHGIAEQQTLTRGLVALAKDTGLPLVATNDVHYVTRDEADAQDALMCIQMGIDLAQKDKPRMGDVPEFYLKSPDEMAARFADFPEALRSTLAIAEMCDLEIETGTTRLPHFPLPEGETADTYLRRLCETGLRRIYGGVTPALEERLAYELGVIAKTGYAAYFLIVQDFVNFARGRGIYTTVRGSAAGSLVLYACGVTDVDPIAYRLPFDRFLNLERYTMPDIDVDFMDSRRDEVIKYVVDKYGDDRVAQIITFGTLGARAAIRDLGRVMGLPYGDVDRIAKLVPGANVSLQEALAAEPELRAAVDGSPQIRQLMDMAQKLEGVARHASTHAAGVIISRDPLTDHVPLQRATKGDLLMTQYDMNSVARLGLLKIDFLGLTNLTILDAAIGLIRGTRGEEIDLQRLPLDDKPTYALLASGETTGIFQLEGRGMTRYLRELKPDRIEDVMAMVALFRPGPMANIPSYIRRKHGQEKVTYLHPRLEPVLKETYGVMVYQEDIMTVAQAIAGYTLAEADVLCYAIRKKIKDRLLAQREKFVAGARANGVDARTVDQIFEQFEPFARYGFNRAHAACYGLIAYYTAYLKAHYAAEYMTALLSSDVGNMDRVAQAVAECARMDLNVLPPDVNESAASFTTDGKVIRFGLTAVRNVGVGAIDVVIAAREAGGPFASLADFCGRVDTRLVNQRVIASLIKAGAFDRLGSRAQMLQTLDAVLERAQRSQRARNEAQTGLFGDLAAPEPAAAGPGEGDTAVQEFSKEELLTMEREMLGLYISDHPLRRWGPALAKRATATIAQLADLPDRKKVTIGGLIGTVKRSMTRSGSTMAFVTLEDLTGSIEVLVFPRAYEQHGLSLKRDAVVLLRGTLDVEEQSVKLLCDEVIALPPAPPEDPASLAVEEAVADGVIAGAAAAGAVNGGAARNGHGANGARPPAAQTAGGNGRAGARPALRVRVSTIEEVEQLERYLKEHPGPRRVCAHVVSGDGEHVIQARSGAHDIEELLQSLEQLFGEGNVWEE comes from the coding sequence ATGCCTGGTGAGTTCGTTCACTGCCACCTGCATACGGAGTACTCCCTCCTCGACGGCGAGAGCCGGATCGAGCCCCTGATGCGGCGGGCGGTGTCGCTCGGGATGCGGGCGATCTCGCTCACCGACCACGGCGCGATGTACGGGGCGATCGAGTTCTACGAGGCCGCCCGCGCGCACGGGATCAAGCCGATCATCGGCGTCGAAGCCTACGTGTCGCCGCGCGGCATGGCAGACCGCGATCCGAAGCTCGACGCCTCGGCGTTCCACCTCGTGCTGCTCGCCCGCAACGACGAGGGCTACCGCAACCTCCTCAAGCTCACGACCGCGGCGCACCTCGACGGCTTCTACTACAAGCCGCGGATCGACCGCGCGCTGCTGGCGCGGCACAGCGGCGGCCTGATCGGGCTGTCGGCCTGCCTGCAGGGCGAGATCCCGCGGGCAATTCTGCGCGAGGATCCGGCCGCGGCGCGCAAGCTCGCAGGCTCCTACCGGGAGATCTTCGGCCCGGGGCACTTCTACCTCGAGCTGCAGAATCACGGCATCGCGGAGCAGCAGACGCTGACCCGAGGGCTCGTCGCGCTCGCAAAGGATACCGGCCTGCCGCTCGTCGCGACGAACGACGTGCACTACGTCACGCGCGACGAGGCCGACGCCCAGGACGCTCTAATGTGCATCCAGATGGGCATCGACCTGGCCCAGAAGGACAAGCCGCGGATGGGCGACGTGCCGGAGTTCTACCTGAAGAGCCCCGACGAGATGGCGGCGCGCTTTGCGGACTTCCCGGAGGCGCTCCGCAGCACTCTCGCCATCGCGGAGATGTGCGACCTCGAGATCGAGACGGGGACGACCCGGCTGCCGCACTTTCCGCTGCCGGAGGGCGAGACCGCCGATACGTACCTCCGCAGGCTGTGCGAGACCGGCCTCCGCCGCATCTACGGCGGCGTCACGCCCGCGCTCGAGGAACGCCTGGCCTACGAGCTGGGCGTCATCGCCAAGACGGGGTACGCCGCGTACTTCCTGATCGTCCAGGACTTCGTCAACTTCGCGCGCGGCCGCGGCATCTACACCACCGTGCGCGGCTCCGCGGCCGGCAGCCTCGTGCTGTACGCCTGCGGCGTCACCGACGTCGACCCGATCGCGTACCGGCTGCCGTTCGACCGCTTCCTGAACCTCGAGCGCTACACGATGCCGGACATCGACGTGGACTTCATGGACAGCCGGCGCGACGAGGTCATCAAGTACGTCGTCGACAAATACGGCGACGACCGGGTGGCGCAGATCATCACCTTCGGCACGCTCGGCGCGCGCGCCGCGATCCGCGACCTCGGCCGCGTGATGGGCCTGCCGTACGGCGACGTGGACCGCATCGCGAAGCTCGTGCCCGGCGCGAACGTCTCGCTGCAGGAGGCGCTCGCCGCCGAGCCGGAGCTGCGCGCCGCCGTCGACGGCAGCCCCCAGATCCGGCAGCTCATGGACATGGCCCAGAAGCTGGAGGGCGTCGCGCGCCACGCCAGCACTCACGCCGCGGGCGTGATCATCTCCCGCGATCCGCTGACGGACCACGTGCCGCTGCAGCGGGCGACCAAAGGCGACCTGCTGATGACGCAGTACGACATGAACAGCGTCGCCCGGCTCGGCCTGCTGAAGATCGACTTCCTCGGCCTCACCAACCTCACGATTCTCGACGCGGCGATCGGCCTCATCCGCGGGACGCGCGGCGAGGAGATCGACCTGCAGCGGCTGCCGCTCGACGACAAACCGACGTACGCGCTGCTCGCGTCCGGCGAGACGACCGGCATCTTCCAGTTGGAGGGCCGCGGGATGACGCGCTACCTCCGGGAGCTGAAGCCGGACCGCATCGAAGACGTCATGGCCATGGTCGCGCTGTTCCGGCCGGGCCCGATGGCCAACATACCGTCGTACATCCGGCGCAAGCACGGCCAGGAAAAGGTCACCTACCTGCATCCGCGGCTCGAGCCGGTGCTCAAAGAGACGTACGGCGTGATGGTGTACCAGGAAGACATCATGACGGTCGCGCAGGCGATCGCGGGTTACACGCTTGCCGAGGCCGACGTGCTCTGCTACGCGATCCGGAAGAAGATCAAGGACCGCCTCCTCGCGCAGCGCGAGAAGTTCGTCGCCGGCGCACGGGCGAACGGGGTGGACGCCCGGACCGTCGACCAAATCTTCGAGCAGTTCGAGCCGTTCGCGCGCTACGGATTCAACCGCGCCCATGCGGCGTGCTACGGCCTGATCGCGTACTACACCGCGTACCTCAAGGCGCACTACGCCGCCGAGTACATGACGGCGCTGCTCTCGAGCGACGTCGGGAACATGGACAGGGTGGCGCAGGCGGTCGCGGAGTGCGCGCGGATGGACCTGAACGTCTTGCCGCCCGACGTCAACGAGAGCGCCGCCTCGTTTACCACGGACGGCAAGGTGATCCGGTTCGGCCTCACCGCCGTGCGCAACGTCGGGGTCGGGGCGATCGACGTCGTCATCGCCGCGCGCGAAGCCGGCGGGCCGTTTGCGAGCCTCGCGGACTTCTGCGGCCGGGTGGACACGCGCCTCGTCAACCAGCGTGTCATCGCGAGCCTGATCAAGGCCGGCGCGTTCGACCGGCTGGGGTCGCGCGCCCAGATGCTGCAGACGCTCGACGCCGTGCTGGAGCGGGCGCAGCGGAGCCAGCGCGCCCGCAACGAGGCGCAGACCGGATTGTTCGGCGATCTCGCCGCTCCCGAGCCGGCCGCGGCCGGTCCCGGCGAGGGGGACACCGCGGTCCAGGAGTTTTCGAAAGAAGAGCTGCTGACGATGGAGCGGGAGATGCTCGGCCTCTATATCTCCGACCACCCGCTCCGCCGCTGGGGACCGGCGCTGGCGAAGCGGGCCACGGCGACGATCGCGCAGTTGGCGGACCTGCCCGACCGCAAGAAGGTCACGATCGGCGGGCTCATCGGCACGGTGAAGCGCAGCATGACCCGCTCCGGCTCGACGATGGCGTTCGTGACCCTCGAGGATCTTACCGGCAGCATCGAGGTGCTCGTCTTTCCGCGTGCCTACGAGCAGCACGGGCTGTCCCTCAAGCGCGACGCCGTCGTGCTGCTGCGCGGCACGCTCGACGTCGAAGAGCAGTCGGTCAAGCTGCTGTGCGACGAGGTGATCGCGCTGCCGCCGGCCCCTCCCGAGGATCCGGCCTCTCTTGCGGTGGAGGAGGCGGTCGCGGACGGCGTGATCGCCGGCGCGGCCGCCGCGGGCGCGGTGAACGGCGGCGCGGCGCGCAACGGCCACGGCGCGAACGGCGCGCGTCCGCCCGCGGCCCAGACCGCCGGCGGCAACGGCCGGGCCGGCGCGCGTCCCGCCCTGCGCGTGCGCGTCAGCACGATCGAGGAGGTCGAGCAGCTGGAGCGCTACTTGAAAGAGCACCCGGGCCCCCGGCGCGTGTGCGCGCACGTCGTCAGCGGCGACGGCGAACACGTCATTCAGGCGCGGTCGGGGGCGCACGACATCGAGGAGCTGCTGCAGTCGCTCGAGCAGCTATTCGGCGAAGGGAATGTCTGGGAAGAATAA
- a CDS encoding ribbon-helix-helix domain-containing protein translates to MRRTQIQLTERQTEHLRRLSAELGVSMSTLVRQAVDLLLQSGGQADREALWRRAMTAAGRFNSGLTDVSEKHDEYLTDAYDDPHRRLR, encoded by the coding sequence ATGAGGCGGACGCAGATTCAACTCACGGAGCGTCAGACCGAGCATCTACGGAGACTATCCGCGGAGCTCGGAGTCTCGATGTCGACGCTCGTCAGACAGGCCGTTGATCTGTTGCTGCAGTCCGGCGGGCAGGCCGATCGCGAAGCGTTGTGGCGGCGGGCGATGACGGCGGCAGGCCGCTTCAACTCCGGCCTGACCGATGTAAGTGAAAAGCATGACGAATACCTTACCGACGCCTATGACGACCCCCACCGCCGTCTTCGTTGA
- a CDS encoding DUF881 domain-containing protein: MSGKNNAASLRVVLAVLLMALGFLVVVQVRASRGLSGQEDVPTRNVYALATMLRQERAARHALEAQVADLTRRLSDFERTTAERRSSTEAMVRELETLRIAAGLVPLTGPGVSVIVDATQAPVVGHAPPAVQYVDLASIVNELWAAGAEAIAVSGVRITATTGYSEVGGTILADRRRLAPPYTIEAIGDSATLQGALQIRGGVIEGLRTLGLQITIAPKTSLSLPAVQAVPTLRLARPASH; encoded by the coding sequence ATGTCTGGGAAGAATAACGCCGCATCGCTGCGGGTCGTCCTGGCCGTGCTGCTCATGGCGCTGGGATTCCTGGTCGTCGTGCAGGTGCGGGCGAGCCGCGGCCTCTCGGGCCAGGAAGACGTGCCCACCCGCAATGTCTACGCCCTGGCCACGATGCTGCGGCAGGAGCGTGCCGCCCGCCATGCGCTCGAAGCGCAGGTGGCCGATCTGACGCGCCGCCTGTCCGATTTCGAGCGGACGACCGCGGAGCGCCGCAGCAGCACCGAGGCGATGGTCCGCGAGCTCGAGACGCTCCGCATCGCAGCGGGCCTCGTGCCGCTCACGGGACCGGGCGTGAGCGTGATCGTCGACGCCACCCAGGCGCCGGTGGTCGGCCACGCGCCGCCCGCGGTGCAGTACGTGGACCTCGCCAGCATCGTCAACGAGCTCTGGGCCGCCGGCGCCGAGGCGATCGCCGTGAGCGGCGTCCGCATCACCGCCACGACCGGATACAGCGAGGTCGGCGGAACGATCCTCGCCGACCGCCGGCGGCTGGCGCCGCCGTACACGATCGAGGCAATCGGAGATTCCGCGACGCTGCAGGGCGCCCTGCAGATCCGCGGCGGCGTGATCGAGGGACTGCGGACGCTCGGCCTGCAGATCACGATCGCGCCCAAGACGAGCCTGTCCCTTCCCGCCGTGCAGGCCGTTCCGACGCTGCGCCTGGCCCGTCCCGCGTCGCACTAG
- a CDS encoding integrase core domain-containing protein, translating into ETYNNVRPHQALGYLTPNEYIRRWKAAQPATRS; encoded by the coding sequence AGGAGACCTATAACAACGTCCGGCCGCACCAGGCGCTCGGCTACCTGACTCCGAACGAGTACATCCGCCGCTGGAAGGCGGCGCAGCCTGCCACACGCTCATGA
- a CDS encoding lysophospholipid acyltransferase family protein — MDDYAALRWAFRGILTLGFGLQVTGEQHIPPSGPVILAANHGSQIDPVVVAAAVPRRCTFLAAAELLTMPVLGALIRPFRPVPINRGRFDRGAIQECLARLGRGEALVIFPEGKISTDGCLQPAHDGLAFLAARARVPIVPIGIAGTYEVWPLGTRMPRRGRIIVRAGAPFVPLGAPTRRDQSALTARVMQAIRALSGCAATASEDDEITGLRAAS; from the coding sequence ATGGACGACTACGCGGCGCTTCGCTGGGCCTTTAGGGGGATCCTCACGCTCGGCTTCGGTCTACAGGTAACGGGTGAGCAGCACATCCCCCCAAGCGGCCCCGTGATCCTGGCCGCCAATCACGGAAGTCAGATCGACCCCGTGGTGGTGGCGGCGGCCGTGCCGCGGCGGTGCACGTTCCTGGCCGCGGCCGAGTTGTTGACGATGCCGGTCCTGGGAGCGCTCATCCGGCCATTCCGGCCCGTCCCGATCAACCGCGGACGATTCGACCGCGGCGCTATCCAGGAGTGCCTGGCGCGCCTCGGGCGCGGCGAGGCGCTCGTGATCTTCCCGGAAGGGAAGATCAGCACCGACGGTTGCCTCCAGCCCGCCCACGACGGTCTCGCGTTCCTCGCCGCGCGGGCCCGCGTGCCGATTGTTCCGATCGGGATCGCCGGAACCTACGAGGTATGGCCGCTCGGAACGAGAATGCCCCGCCGAGGGAGGATCATCGTCCGCGCCGGGGCGCCCTTCGTACCGCTCGGAGCGCCGACCAGACGCGACCAATCGGCGCTGACCGCGCGCGTGATGCAGGCGATCAGAGCCTTGTCGGGCTGTGCCGCGACGGCCTCGGAGGACGACGAGATAACCGGTTTGCGTGCCGCGAGTTGA
- a CDS encoding DUF2157 domain-containing protein, translating into MSTTIRKRGFLEAAGECGLSDQQAELMWTTLDGRRAGFTRFDVPNVAYYLGALVVMAAMGWFMTTAWERFGGPGILVIATVYAACMALIGQRLWQDETYQVPGGLLVTLAVSMVPLAIYGLERTTGIWPQGDPGAYAGYHMWIRGSWFLMEAGTIAAGLVALRFVRFPFLTFPLAFAFWYMSMDLAPLLLGHPAIGWDGDWRARLWVSVGAGLVMLALSILVDRRTADDYARWGYLFGLLSFEGGLTVLMSSESSWAAYGLVNLALMFAAVLLQRRVFLVFGAIGVYIYLGRLAYVVFKDSVMFPFALTVLGLAIIYGGVLYQRHHEQIESNVRWTLRRVSH; encoded by the coding sequence ATGTCCACGACGATCCGTAAGCGCGGGTTTCTTGAGGCCGCCGGGGAATGCGGGCTGTCCGACCAACAGGCGGAGCTCATGTGGACCACACTCGACGGACGCCGCGCGGGATTCACGCGTTTCGACGTGCCCAACGTCGCGTACTACCTGGGCGCCTTGGTCGTGATGGCCGCGATGGGGTGGTTCATGACGACGGCGTGGGAGCGGTTCGGCGGCCCCGGCATCTTGGTCATCGCGACGGTCTACGCCGCCTGCATGGCCCTGATCGGGCAGCGGCTGTGGCAGGACGAGACTTACCAGGTGCCCGGCGGGCTGCTCGTGACGCTCGCGGTCTCGATGGTGCCGCTTGCGATTTACGGACTCGAACGAACCACGGGCATCTGGCCTCAGGGAGACCCCGGAGCCTACGCCGGGTATCACATGTGGATCAGGGGCAGCTGGTTCCTGATGGAGGCCGGCACGATTGCGGCGGGCCTCGTGGCCCTTCGGTTCGTGCGGTTCCCGTTCCTCACGTTCCCCCTCGCGTTTGCCTTCTGGTACATGTCGATGGATCTGGCTCCGCTGCTTCTCGGGCACCCGGCCATCGGGTGGGACGGTGACTGGCGCGCGCGGCTGTGGGTGTCGGTCGGCGCCGGCTTGGTGATGCTGGCTCTCTCGATCCTCGTCGACCGAAGAACCGCAGACGACTACGCCCGCTGGGGCTACCTCTTTGGCCTGCTCTCGTTCGAGGGCGGGCTCACGGTGCTGATGAGCAGCGAATCGTCATGGGCGGCGTATGGACTGGTCAATCTGGCGCTGATGTTCGCCGCGGTGCTGCTGCAGCGGCGCGTGTTTCTCGTCTTCGGCGCGATCGGAGTATACATCTACCTCGGCCGCCTCGCCTACGTCGTGTTCAAGGACTCCGTGATGTTCCCGTTCGCGCTGACCGTCCTTGGGCTCGCGATCATTTACGGCGGCGTGCTCTATCAGCGCCATCACGAACAGATCGAATCGAACGTTCGCTGGACGTTGCGGCGGGTCTCGCACTGA